The Pseudanabaena sp. ABRG5-3 genome includes the window TTCCCTTTAGCTCTAATAATCTTGTATACAGAGAATGAGGCGCATATTTTTCGGAGCAGAGATAGGCAACCACGCTGGTAATCATCAAGGGCAAGATGATATTAAAATCCATCGTAATCTCAAATACAATCACAAATGCTGTGATGGGAACCTTTGCCACTGCCCCAAAGAATGCCCCCATTCCCGAAAGCGAATAGGTCGCTAGAGTTCCTATTCCCAAGAAAGAATGCTCTAAATTTCCCACCAATGAACCTAGGGCTGCCCCTAAAATCAAACTCGGTACAAATAATCCCCCGGGAGTTTCGGCACTACAGGCAACCAGCGTCAAGATAAAGCGCACCACAAAGGCTCCTGCTGTAATCTGCCAATCTGATTGCCCCATCGCCAAAAATAGCTGTAAGCCTGAACTATCACGGAAGTCAATCGGTAACATCGAGATCGCTATTCCTGACAAACAACCTGCGATCGCAATTCGCCATGATAATCCCATCCGAAAGGTTTGGCGATTCCATTTCGTCACATTAATAACGCTGTTATTAAACAATGCGGCAAACCAGCCAACTAGTATGCCCAGCAGTAATAAAAATGGAATTTCTTGAGCCGAAAATTGCACCTGAGGAATAAATTGACTCAAGCCCTGTCCTGTCAAGATTCGCGAAACCACACCACCAATAAATGAGGCAAGAATTGCTGTACCCAAGGTCAAGCTAGAAACATCATGTAGCAGTTCTTCGATCACAAATAGCACACCTGCGATCGGCGCGTTAAATCCTGCGGCAAGTCCTGCGGCGGCTCCTGCGGCGATCAATTGCCTTTGATATTCGGGCGAATTGGGAATCCATTGGCTCACCTGTCCTGCGATCGCTGCCCCAATTTGCACCGTGGGACCTTGCCTACCAAGGGCTAATCCTGAACCCAATGACAAAATTGTGCTAGCTAGCTTGACAACTGCCACACGAAAATTGAGCGCCACAGGAATATACCCGAGGGCTGCCTTAACTTGGGGAATACCACTACCTGAAGCCTCCGTAGCAAAATTCTCAATTAAGAATCCTGATAGAAATCCCCCAGTTAGTCCAATTAAAGGTAACGCGATCCATGCGGGTATTGCTTGGGCAATATGGACGCGCCATCCTCCTAGCCAACCAATGCCCAGTTTTAAAACTACCGCCGCTAAGCCTGCAATTAGACCAATTAGACAGGCTTCGGCAATGGCTAACCGTTTCGGATTCAACCATTTTTGTAATAAGGACACCAAAAATGCCAAGGGATTAATTTAGGGAATAATGATATTGATGTTGCGGCTTTATTGAGCAGCTTTATTCATGGCAGTGAACTAGTTTTAAGGCATCACTAGAGCCAACTACCGAAATTGCGGGAGTTGTAAAATATTTTTGCGCGACATTTTGGACATCAGCCTCGGTTACTGCCTCGATCGCTTCAACAAATTTGTGATCGAATTCTAAGCCTAAGCCCATCACCTCGTACCAACCGTAAACTTGGGCGATTTGGCTATTGGTTTGCTTACCGAGGGCATATTGTCCGAGTAATTTGCTCTTGCAAGTGCTTAGTTCCTCAGCAGTAAGCGGAGTATTGGCTAAGCGTTCACATTCATGACGTAAACCTGCGAGGGCTGTACCTGTATTTTGAGAGGCAGTCCCCATATAGGCGACAAATTGCGAGGTTTCTAAACGGGTGGGATAAAATGCCGAGACTTCGTAGGCAAGCCCACGCTTTTCACGTAATTCCACAAAGAGTCGGCTCGATAAACCATTGCCTAAATAGGTGGAAATAATTTTGATGGCAGCATAGTCGGGAGAATGCACCGATGGGGCGGGATAGCCGATCATCACGATCGCCTGTTGGGTGTCCTGTTGATGGGTGACTAATAGGGGCTGAAAATTTGGTTCAGGGGTGTTAAATCCAACGGATTGTGGGGATTGCCAATCACCAAAGGCTTCCTCGACAAGGGCGATCGCCTGTGCAGAGGAAATCTTACCTGCAATACTTACGACCATTTGATCGGGGCGCAGATGCTGGCGATGAAAATCCACTAAATCTTCACGGGTAATTGCCCTGACACTCGCCTCAGTACCTAAACTCGAAAACCCATAGGGATGATCGCCATACATCAAATGTTGCAAGCGATCATAGGCAATCGTAAAGGGGCGCTCCTGCTGCGATCGGATCGATTGAATCGTTAAGCGTCTTTCAAGATCAAGTTCACTATTGGGAAAGCTAGGCGATCGCAAAATTTCTGATCCCAAGAGCAACATGTCATGAAAATCTGAAGTAATGGTTTTCAATGACAATACAAAATAATCGCTGGAAGCCTCAGTACCTAACGAAGCCCCGAT containing:
- a CDS encoding M16 family metallopeptidase, which encodes MSLAVSQRISDRLVLSNGIVVLVTENPTADIIAARCFFAGGERVETPAKSGLTHLASSLLTRGTERYSSLEIAEQVESIGASLGTEASSDYFVLSLKTITSDFHDMLLLGSEILRSPSFPNSELDLERRLTIQSIRSQQERPFTIAYDRLQHLMYGDHPYGFSSLGTEASVRAITREDLVDFHRQHLRPDQMVVSIAGKISSAQAIALVEEAFGDWQSPQSVGFNTPEPNFQPLLVTHQQDTQQAIVMIGYPAPSVHSPDYAAIKIISTYLGNGLSSRLFVELREKRGLAYEVSAFYPTRLETSQFVAYMGTASQNTGTALAGLRHECERLANTPLTAEELSTCKSKLLGQYALGKQTNSQIAQVYGWYEVMGLGLEFDHKFVEAIEAVTEADVQNVAQKYFTTPAISVVGSSDALKLVHCHE